From Camelina sativa cultivar DH55 chromosome 7, Cs, whole genome shotgun sequence, one genomic window encodes:
- the LOC104703903 gene encoding uncharacterized protein LOC104703903 isoform X2, giving the protein MKKLNIIINGMEMIWRTVVSTFMLFFFLRYFNNPPNPLLIFLFLCLVLFLLVIDRNRSVYEENEDSCVLYTFEEDSMLDGENIDKNRDCCNLPSQWNQDGGDDGVENHDDDHHHSHGDDDDDTLTSRIEDYIANVYNGWREENRTEKLFV; this is encoded by the exons ATGAAGAAGCTCAACATTATAATCAATGGCATGGAGATGATCTGGAGAACAGTTGTTTCAACATTCatgctctttttcttcttgagaTATTTCAACAATCCTCCAAATCCTcttcttattttccttttcctctgTTTGGTTCTTTTCTTGCTTGTCATAGATCGTAATCGCTCTGTTTACGAAGAAAACGAAGATTCCTGTGTTTTGTACACTTTTGAAGAAGACAGTATGCTTGATGGTGAAAACATAGACAAGAACAGAGACTGTTGTAATCTCCCAAG CCAATGGAATcaagatggtggtgatgatggtgttgaaaaccatgatgatgatcatcatcattcccatggtgatgatgatgatgataccttGACGAGCAGGATCGAAGATTACATTGCAAACGTTTACAATGGATGGAGAGAAGAGAATCGAACAGAGAaactgtttgtttga
- the LOC104703904 gene encoding 4-coumarate--CoA ligase-like 1 → MEGTKQGDNEYIFRSLYPSVPIPEKLTLPEFVLQGVEEYTENVAFVEAVTGKAVTYGDVVRDTKRLAKALTSLGLRKGQVMVVVLPNVAEYGIIALGIMSAGGVFSGANPTALVSEIKKQVESSGAKGIITDATNYEKVKTLGLPVIVLGEEKIEGAVNWKDLLEAGDRSGDNDKEEILQTDLCALPFSSGTTGLQKGVMLTHRNLIANLCSTLFSVRSEMIGQIVTLGLIPFFHIYGIVGICCATMKNKGKVVAMSRYDLRIFLNALIAHQVSFAPIVPPIILNLVKNPIVDEFDLSKLKLQSVMTAAAPLAPELLTAFEAKFPNVQVQEAYGLTEHSCITLTHGDPAKGQGIAKRNSIGFILPNLEVKFIDPETGRSLPKNTSGELCVRSQCVMQGYFMNKEETEKTIDEQGWLHTGDIGYIDDDGDIFIVDRIKELIKYKGFQVAPAELEAILLTHPSVEDVAVVPLPDEEAGEIPAACVVINPKATEKEEDILNFVAANVAHYKKVRAVHFVDSIPKSLSGKIMRRLLRDKILSINKK, encoded by the exons ATGGAGGGTACAAAGCAAGGAGACAATGAATACATTTTCCGCAGTCTGTATCCATCTGTGCCCATTCCTGAAAAGCTTACACTG CCTGAATTTGTGCTCCAAGGAGTTGAAGAATACACAGAGAATGTGGCGTTTGTAGAAGCGGTGACGGGAAAAGCGGTGACGTACGGTGATGTAGTGAGGGACACGAAGAGGCTTGCCAAAGCGTTGACTTCTCTCGGACTAAGGAAAGGTCAAGTAATGGTTGTGGTTCTACCAAACGTCGCTGAGTATGGGATTATTGCCCTTGGCATTATGTCTGCCGGTGGAGTCTTCTCCGGCGCTAATCCGACGGCTCTTGTCTCCGAGATCAAGAAGCAAGTTGAATCTTCCGGTGCCAAAGGAATCATCACTGATGCTACTAATTATGAGAAG GTGAAAACACTAGGTTTACCGGTGATAGTGTTAGGTGAAGAGAAGATCGAAGGAGCAGTAAACTGGAAAGATCTTCTAGAAGCAGGAGACAGATCCGGAGATAACGACAAAGAAGAGATTCTTCAGACAGATCTCTGTGCACTTCCATTCTCTTCAGGCACAACAGGATTGCAAAAAGGAGTAATGCTCACGCATCGCAATCTCATAGCCAATCTTTGCTCCACTCTCTTCAGTGTCAGGTCTGAAATGATCGGTCAGATCGTGACGCTTGGTTTGATCCCCTTCTTTCACATTTACGGTATCGTTGGGATATGTTGTGCTACGATGAAGAATAAAGGCAAAGTTGTTGCAATGAGTCGGTACGATTTAAGGATTTTCCTGAATGCTTTGATCGCGCATCAGGTTTCGTTTGCGCCCATTGTTCCGCCGATTATATTGAACCTTGTTAAGAATCCGATCGTTGATGAGTTTGATCTTTCGAAGCTTAAACTTCAATCTGTTATGACTGCTGCTGCTCCCTTAGCTCCTGAGCTTCTCACTGCCTTCGAAGCCAAGTTTCCTAACGTCCAAGTCCAAGAG GCTTATGGATTAACGGAGCATAGTTGCATTACGTTAACTCACGGAGATCCAGCTAAAGGACAAGGGATCGCGAAACGAAACTCGATCGGCTTCATACTTCCGAATCTCGAGGTGAAGTTCATAGATCCTGAAACCGGCCGGTCACTCCCGAAGAACACTTCCGGTGAGCTCTGTGTGAGGAGCCAATGTGTAATGCAAGGTTACTTCATGAACAAGGAAGAAACTGAGAAGACAATTGATGAACAAGGTTGGCTTCACACAGGAGATATAGGTTacattgatgatgatggagatatcTTCATCGTTGATCGTATCAAAGAACTTATTAAATACAAAGGTTTTCAG GTTGCTCCGGCCGAGCTTGAAGCCATACTACTCACTCACCCATCCGTTGAAGACGTTGCCGTCGTGCC GTTACCGGACGAGGAAGCCGGGGAGATCCCGGCGGCTTGCGTGGTGATAAATCCGAAAGCtacagagaaggaagaagacattCTCAACTTTGTTGCAGCAAATGTGGCTCATTACAAGAAGGTCCGAGCAGTCCATTTTGTGGATTCTATTCCCAAATCTCTCTCTGGTAAAATCATGAGAAGGCTTCTTCGGGACAAAATCCTCAGCATCaacaagaaatag
- the LOC104703903 gene encoding uncharacterized protein LOC104703903 isoform X1 — translation MKKLNIIINGMEMIWRTVVSTFMLFFFLRYFNNPPNPLLIFLFLCLVLFLLVIDRNRSVYEENEDSCVLYTFEEDSMLDGENIDKNRDCCNLPRYYYDDSFGYYDGYHEVDDDEDCSQWNQDGGDDGVENHDDDHHHSHGDDDDDTLTSRIEDYIANVYNGWREENRTEKLFV, via the coding sequence ATGAAGAAGCTCAACATTATAATCAATGGCATGGAGATGATCTGGAGAACAGTTGTTTCAACATTCatgctctttttcttcttgagaTATTTCAACAATCCTCCAAATCCTcttcttattttccttttcctctgTTTGGTTCTTTTCTTGCTTGTCATAGATCGTAATCGCTCTGTTTACGAAGAAAACGAAGATTCCTGTGTTTTGTACACTTTTGAAGAAGACAGTATGCTTGATGGTGAAAACATAGACAAGAACAGAGACTGTTGTAATCTCCCAAGGTATTACTATGATGATAGTTTTGGTTATTATGATGGTTATCAcgaagttgatgatgatgaggattgTAGCCAATGGAATcaagatggtggtgatgatggtgttgaaaaccatgatgatgatcatcatcattcccatggtgatgatgatgatgataccttGACGAGCAGGATCGAAGATTACATTGCAAACGTTTACAATGGATGGAGAGAAGAGAATCGAACAGAGAaactgtttgtttga